A stretch of Imperialibacter roseus DNA encodes these proteins:
- a CDS encoding WbqC family protein: MGAEKIVVCEFPLLPCIEYFAVWESFDKVIFDVHENYIKQSYRNRCIVLGANGPLALTVPVRHTAPKIHFHEVLIDNSISWQRPFWKGILSAYGKSPFFEFFGEDFQKAILSPTDRLLDFNEKLLSLCLKCAGLSDKFLQSEKYLLAKDFDFTDLRSKISPKSTNGEIDHFVPAVYQQNFGSEFVPNLSILDLIFCEGPNALHIIKKSSVKWPY, encoded by the coding sequence GTGGGCGCAGAAAAAATTGTGGTTTGCGAGTTTCCGCTATTGCCATGCATTGAATACTTCGCAGTTTGGGAAAGCTTCGACAAAGTGATTTTCGATGTGCATGAAAACTACATCAAGCAGTCTTACAGAAACCGGTGCATCGTCCTTGGAGCCAACGGCCCTCTGGCGCTGACAGTGCCCGTGCGCCACACAGCTCCCAAAATCCATTTTCACGAAGTGTTGATTGATAACAGCATTTCATGGCAGCGGCCTTTTTGGAAGGGCATCCTTTCCGCTTATGGCAAGTCGCCTTTCTTCGAATTTTTTGGGGAGGATTTTCAAAAGGCGATTCTGAGTCCGACAGACAGGTTGCTTGATTTTAATGAAAAGTTGCTGTCATTATGTCTGAAATGCGCCGGACTGTCAGACAAATTTTTACAGTCAGAAAAATATTTATTGGCAAAAGATTTTGATTTTACCGATTTGAGGTCGAAAATTAGCCCCAAGAGCACTAATGGGGAAATTGATCATTTCGTGCCTGCTGTGTACCAGCAAAACTTTGGCAGCGAATTTGTCCCTAACCTCTCCATTCTCGATTTAATCTTTTGCGAAGGCCCTAATGCATTACATATTATTAAGAAGTCCTCAGTAAAGTGGCCTTATTAG
- a CDS encoding ATP-dependent Clp protease ATP-binding subunit: MEAKFSNRVKEVISLSREEALRLGHDYIGTEHLLLGMIREGEGVAVGLLKKLGVSLEELRTALEQATKGTATSNVKNLANIPLTRQSEKVLKITYLEAKIFKSQLIGTEHLLLSILRDEDNIATQILEKFDVTYEVVKELLEYQTENPLASSDTDDTDDDSSSRIFGSSGSGSAGRGEAGAAKGGEKSRTPVLDNFGRDLTKMAEDDKLDPIVGREKEIERVAQILSRRKKNNPILIGEPGVGKTAIAEGLALRIVQKKVSRVLFNKRVVTLDLASLVAGTKYRGQFEERMKAVMNEIEKSPDVILFIDELHTIVGAGGASGSLDASNMFKPALARGEIQCIGATTLDEYRQYIEKDGALARRFQVVMVDATTVEETMQILNNIKDKYESHHHVNYTPEAIASCVTLSDRYISDRFLPDKAIDVMDEAGARVHINNIHVPEDIVQLEERIEDVKKEKNRVVKSQKYEEAAQLRDKEKKLIEELENAKTRWEEETKSKRYAVDEESVAEVIAMMTGIPASRVAQKEGNKLLKMGEELAGKVIGQEEAIKKLVRSIQRTRVGLKDPKKPIGSFVFLGPTGVGKTELAKVLSTYLFDKDDSLVRIDMSEYMEKFSVSRLVGAPPGYVGYEEGGQLTEKVRRKPYAVVLLDEIEKAHPDVFNILLQVLDDGILTDGLGRRVDFRNTIIIMTSNIGVRDLKDFGAGIGFATQSRQNSMDEVMKSTIQNALKKTFSPEFLNRLDDIIIFNSLEREHIHKIIDITLGKLFRRITDLGYQVELTEKAKDFLSDKGYDPQYGARPLNRAIQKYLEDPVAEEILRGEIEEGDVILADHVTDAEQLVISLKKKKVKKEKKE, encoded by the coding sequence ATGGAAGCAAAATTTTCTAATAGAGTCAAAGAGGTAATTTCTCTAAGCCGGGAAGAGGCGCTTCGTCTCGGGCATGACTATATAGGCACTGAACATTTATTGTTGGGAATGATTAGAGAAGGCGAAGGTGTAGCTGTGGGCTTGCTGAAGAAACTGGGTGTTTCTCTGGAGGAACTTCGCACTGCGCTGGAGCAGGCAACCAAAGGCACTGCCACCAGCAACGTAAAAAACCTAGCCAATATACCCCTGACCAGGCAGTCAGAGAAAGTGCTTAAAATCACCTATTTGGAGGCCAAAATATTTAAGAGCCAGTTGATCGGCACTGAGCACTTATTGCTTTCCATCCTGAGAGATGAAGACAATATAGCGACTCAAATTCTTGAGAAATTTGACGTAACATACGAAGTCGTGAAAGAGCTATTGGAATATCAGACAGAAAATCCGTTGGCATCGTCAGACACTGACGATACTGACGACGATTCCTCTTCAAGAATATTTGGCAGCAGCGGAAGCGGGTCTGCCGGAAGAGGAGAAGCTGGTGCGGCAAAAGGCGGGGAGAAGTCCAGAACGCCCGTACTCGACAATTTTGGCAGAGACCTGACCAAAATGGCCGAGGATGACAAGCTCGACCCAATTGTGGGCCGTGAGAAAGAAATTGAAAGGGTAGCACAGATACTGAGCCGTCGTAAAAAGAATAACCCCATTCTGATTGGTGAGCCTGGTGTTGGTAAAACAGCCATTGCTGAAGGCCTTGCGCTGAGAATCGTTCAGAAGAAGGTGTCGAGAGTGCTCTTTAATAAAAGAGTGGTGACGCTTGACCTTGCTTCATTGGTGGCTGGCACAAAGTACCGTGGGCAGTTCGAGGAGCGAATGAAGGCTGTGATGAATGAGATAGAGAAATCACCTGACGTGATTCTTTTCATTGATGAGTTGCATACCATAGTAGGTGCGGGTGGTGCATCGGGTTCGCTTGATGCTTCCAACATGTTCAAACCGGCTTTGGCCAGGGGCGAAATACAATGTATCGGAGCCACTACGCTTGATGAGTACCGCCAGTATATTGAGAAAGATGGTGCGCTTGCCCGTCGTTTTCAGGTGGTGATGGTGGATGCCACTACAGTGGAAGAAACCATGCAGATACTGAACAACATCAAAGACAAGTATGAGTCGCACCACCATGTGAATTACACACCTGAGGCAATTGCATCCTGTGTGACTTTGTCCGACAGGTATATCAGTGACAGGTTCCTGCCCGATAAGGCCATTGACGTGATGGATGAGGCTGGTGCCCGTGTTCATATTAACAATATCCATGTTCCTGAAGACATCGTGCAGTTGGAAGAGCGGATAGAAGATGTGAAGAAGGAGAAGAACAGGGTGGTAAAAAGCCAGAAGTACGAGGAGGCAGCGCAGCTAAGAGACAAGGAGAAGAAGCTGATAGAGGAGTTGGAAAATGCCAAGACTCGCTGGGAAGAAGAGACTAAGTCGAAGCGTTATGCAGTGGACGAGGAAAGCGTAGCGGAAGTAATAGCCATGATGACCGGCATTCCTGCCAGCAGGGTAGCTCAGAAGGAAGGCAATAAATTGCTGAAAATGGGTGAAGAGCTGGCTGGCAAAGTAATTGGTCAGGAAGAGGCCATCAAGAAGCTCGTCAGATCTATTCAGCGTACCAGAGTAGGCTTGAAGGATCCTAAGAAGCCCATCGGTTCTTTTGTCTTCCTTGGCCCTACAGGTGTTGGAAAAACCGAACTGGCAAAAGTGCTTTCCACTTATCTTTTCGATAAGGACGATTCGTTGGTGCGCATCGACATGAGCGAATACATGGAGAAATTCTCTGTATCGAGACTTGTGGGGGCGCCTCCGGGATATGTTGGCTATGAAGAAGGTGGCCAGTTGACAGAAAAAGTGCGCCGCAAGCCATATGCTGTGGTGCTACTCGACGAGATTGAGAAAGCACACCCTGATGTGTTCAACATCCTGTTGCAAGTGCTGGATGACGGTATTCTTACTGATGGCCTTGGTAGAAGAGTCGATTTCAGAAACACCATCATTATCATGACATCCAATATTGGTGTGCGTGATTTGAAGGATTTCGGAGCAGGCATTGGTTTTGCCACCCAGTCGAGACAAAACAGCATGGATGAGGTGATGAAGTCGACCATCCAGAATGCTTTGAAGAAAACCTTTAGCCCTGAATTTCTTAACAGATTGGACGATATCATTATCTTCAATAGCCTTGAAAGAGAGCATATTCATAAGATCATTGACATCACCCTTGGTAAACTGTTCAGGAGAATCACAGACCTTGGTTATCAGGTGGAGCTCACGGAAAAGGCAAAGGATTTCTTGTCAGACAAAGGCTATGATCCACAATATGGTGCAAGGCCGCTGAATCGGGCCATTCAGAAATACCTGGAAGATCCGGTGGCTGAAGAAATTCTCAGAGGTGAAATTGAGGAGGGGGACGTTATCCTTGCCGATCATGTAACCGACGCCGAGCAGTTGGTGATTTCGCTGAAAAAGAAGAAAGTGAAGAAAGAAAAGAAAGAGTAA
- a CDS encoding DUF3488 domain-containing protein yields MTENNNLLFEHSPWWILACCALGLLYAFLLYQKKSTWSTLTNRILFSSRFLLVSFLAILLLSPFLRLVLNQVEEPIFVLALDNSTSIASGLDSTQLLAVSRQVDQLAAALAAKDITVERRNLSNEELSKFEGTPFDQKTTDLSTLLREWQTEFEGRAFAGALIVSDGIYNKGMAPQYLNFTGKVYTLGIGDTIPVKDLILNNVQFNKIAYQGNLFPVRAEVINQGIETEELEVSILKDGKIISTQRIKGGGGELLNADFQVPAEQKGLQHYVVQVSTHPEETILSNNRQDIYIDIVEGKEKILIASGAPHPDIKALKAAISKNENYEVKTYVPMVDKELPTDVFDLVILISPFERQRRLAALLERVKNENMSAWYVLGSTTLWAEANDQNTLFKVERTRNESDQVRPAYNDAFQLFTFESEWKGIVNSYYTPVTVPYGDYQISGGVAVALFQKVGAITTPRPMWFFSQNQLPKQAVTLGEGLWQWRMQEYSRTDNYVAFDNLVLKTVQFLSSKEDKRKFRVYTTKTEFFDNEQIIFQTETYNDVFEPVYGTEVELKLTYADGSVTNYNYTTAPGNTRFRLNGLKDGIYKFEASAIINENRELASGQFTVRKLDLENLQLTANFNVLKELSASTGGKFYAANQIDAMIDDLTALQPKGRIYSSENYLPIIHLWWIFTILLALLSAEWFTRKYSGSY; encoded by the coding sequence ATGACAGAAAACAATAATTTACTGTTCGAACATTCTCCCTGGTGGATTTTGGCGTGCTGTGCTTTGGGTTTGCTTTATGCTTTTTTGCTGTACCAGAAAAAATCAACCTGGTCAACACTGACAAACCGCATCCTTTTCAGCAGTCGTTTTCTGCTGGTAAGCTTCCTGGCCATTCTGTTGCTCAGCCCTTTTCTCAGGCTTGTACTTAATCAGGTAGAAGAACCCATTTTTGTCCTTGCCCTCGATAATTCCACTTCAATTGCCAGCGGTTTAGACTCTACTCAGCTTTTGGCCGTGTCCAGGCAAGTGGACCAACTGGCTGCCGCATTGGCTGCTAAAGACATTACGGTAGAAAGAAGGAACCTCAGCAACGAAGAGCTTTCAAAATTTGAGGGTACACCTTTTGATCAGAAAACAACCGACCTTTCCACGCTTCTCAGAGAGTGGCAAACCGAATTCGAAGGAAGAGCATTTGCAGGTGCACTTATAGTATCTGACGGTATTTACAACAAGGGCATGGCTCCCCAGTATCTCAACTTTACCGGCAAAGTTTATACGCTGGGCATTGGAGACACAATTCCTGTAAAGGATCTCATTTTGAACAATGTTCAGTTCAACAAAATCGCTTATCAGGGAAATCTTTTTCCGGTGCGGGCAGAAGTAATTAATCAAGGCATTGAAACAGAAGAGTTGGAAGTCTCCATTTTAAAAGACGGGAAAATAATCAGCACGCAAAGAATTAAAGGCGGTGGTGGCGAGCTTCTCAACGCCGACTTTCAGGTGCCTGCCGAGCAGAAAGGCCTTCAGCACTACGTAGTTCAAGTATCTACCCATCCTGAAGAAACGATTCTCTCCAACAACCGGCAGGACATATACATCGACATTGTAGAGGGCAAAGAAAAAATCCTCATCGCTTCCGGCGCTCCCCACCCCGACATCAAGGCCCTTAAGGCTGCCATATCGAAAAATGAAAATTATGAGGTCAAAACCTACGTGCCAATGGTGGACAAAGAGCTGCCCACCGATGTGTTTGACCTTGTTATCCTTATCTCACCTTTCGAAAGACAACGAAGACTGGCTGCGTTGCTGGAGAGAGTGAAGAATGAAAACATGAGTGCCTGGTATGTGCTGGGCAGCACCACTTTGTGGGCGGAAGCCAACGATCAAAACACGCTCTTCAAGGTGGAGAGGACAAGGAATGAGTCGGACCAGGTCAGGCCTGCTTACAACGATGCCTTTCAGCTTTTCACGTTCGAGAGCGAGTGGAAGGGGATAGTCAATTCTTACTACACTCCGGTGACAGTTCCATACGGTGACTATCAAATCAGCGGTGGCGTTGCGGTGGCGTTGTTTCAGAAAGTAGGTGCTATTACCACCCCCCGGCCCATGTGGTTTTTCTCACAAAACCAGCTACCCAAGCAAGCGGTGACTTTAGGTGAAGGTCTGTGGCAATGGCGCATGCAGGAGTACTCGAGAACAGACAATTATGTAGCATTTGATAATCTAGTGCTGAAAACAGTGCAGTTCCTGAGCTCCAAAGAAGACAAAAGGAAGTTTCGGGTGTACACCACAAAAACTGAATTTTTCGACAACGAGCAGATCATCTTTCAAACTGAAACCTATAACGACGTCTTCGAGCCCGTATATGGCACAGAGGTGGAGCTAAAGCTGACCTATGCCGATGGAAGCGTAACCAACTACAACTATACTACTGCGCCGGGAAATACCCGATTCCGGCTCAATGGATTGAAAGACGGTATTTACAAGTTTGAAGCCAGTGCGATAATCAATGAAAACAGAGAGCTCGCTTCGGGGCAGTTTACTGTAAGAAAGCTCGACCTTGAAAACCTGCAGCTAACCGCAAATTTTAATGTTTTGAAAGAGTTGTCAGCAAGCACAGGCGGCAAGTTTTACGCAGCTAATCAGATTGACGCCATGATCGACGACCTCACCGCACTGCAACCAAAAGGCAGGATTTACAGCTCAGAAAACTACCTTCCGATTATTCATCTCTGGTGGATCTTCACTATCCTCCTGGCGTTGCTGTCAGCAGAGTGGTTTACCCGAAAATATTCGGGCAGCTATTGA
- the fabG gene encoding 3-oxoacyl-[acyl-carrier-protein] reductase, producing MKLLEGKVALVTGASKGIGKSIAMAFAEQGATVAFTYLSSVEKGQALEKELSAKGVTAKGYRSDASDFQAAEELINAVVTDFGRLDVLVNNAGITADTLLMRMSEEQWDKVIQVNLKSCFNTVKAATKPFLKQKSGSIINMTSVVGLKGNAGQANYAASKAGIIGFTKSVALEFGSRNIRSNAIAPGFIETEMTDVLDEKIVQSWRDAIPLKRGGQPEDVANACIFLASDMSTYITGQVIQVDGGLLT from the coding sequence ATGAAACTATTGGAAGGAAAAGTCGCCCTTGTTACCGGCGCTTCAAAAGGTATTGGTAAATCTATTGCAATGGCATTTGCTGAGCAAGGCGCCACCGTAGCTTTTACTTATCTGTCAAGTGTAGAAAAAGGCCAGGCGCTCGAAAAAGAGTTGTCGGCAAAAGGTGTAACTGCTAAAGGCTACAGATCTGATGCCAGCGACTTTCAGGCGGCTGAAGAGTTGATAAACGCAGTGGTAACCGACTTTGGAAGACTCGACGTGCTGGTCAACAACGCCGGCATCACAGCCGACACACTGCTGATGAGAATGAGCGAAGAGCAATGGGACAAGGTGATTCAGGTGAACCTGAAGTCTTGTTTCAATACAGTAAAAGCTGCCACCAAACCTTTTCTAAAGCAAAAGAGCGGTAGCATCATCAACATGACTTCCGTAGTTGGCCTCAAAGGAAATGCAGGCCAGGCGAACTATGCTGCTTCCAAGGCAGGCATCATAGGCTTCACCAAATCCGTAGCCTTGGAGTTTGGTTCACGCAATATCAGGTCCAATGCGATTGCCCCAGGATTTATAGAAACAGAAATGACTGACGTGCTGGACGAAAAGATAGTTCAGTCGTGGAGAGATGCCATTCCATTGAAAAGAGGTGGCCAGCCCGAAGATGTGGCCAATGCTTGCATCTTTCTTGCCTCCGACATGTCAACCTACATCACAGGCCAGGTGATCCAGGTCGATGGTGGTCTGCTGACCTAA